The nucleotide window attatatacacgtatattatatatatatatatatatatatatatatatatatatatatatatatatatataagtatacacaTCGTTATAGTATGTTGGACGCTGCTTGcacgaatcgaaaaaaaaaaaacagcaaattCACAAactaaaaattgtaaataatgattatataaattatgtacatatttatccatgtataaaaatacacgCACACGCTATTACGTTACAAAAAATACACAATATGATTCCCGACGCGATTACCAGAATATAATActgaaaaatcaacaaaataaataatattattaggaaattacaaatgataatagcaacaaaattataacaaaattcagagagaaaatattttctaatcaCGTGCGCGTAATGGAGTTAACTATCTAACAATGTAAATACCATTAAAtatgttatacatacatgcatatgtatatatatgtatatatatgtgtgtgtgtgtgtgtgtgtaaattatattatgCAGATACCTAAATAAGTTTGATCAGCTAAGTGTTcaatgtaaaatattattgtacgACTGCTGTATGTGTGATATCTTGTAAATAGGAGCCCTATCATTTACGATTGaagtaatattatattttaggtattattataattactgatactattattatcatcattattattattacgaatcatcataattattactattacccTTATTTTCTGTTGtgcataatattatatgttaAGAAAGTGAAATTTGAAGCCAGCGAAATTGTACCATacgttattaatattattataatgattAGGGCAAaacaaaatatgttttttttttttgaagatcTTACAAATATATTGACGATTCgaagtatatatattgtacatttatgAACTTAGTTATTATGCGTCATTGAATAAGCTCTATATAGAACCAGAATCATCATCTATTTATTGggaaaacgagaaagaaatGAATCAAGTTTTTCGCAATACTTTCGTCAGGATCTTCTGAAAAGCTTACAAACTTaaatttactttatttcaaGGTCTATTCCAAAAATTTGGCTGTGTCAAAGTCGGCAGAATTATAAAACATTTTCCTTCATTGGTAAGGAGCTGGTTATTAGTTGATGTTTGACCTACGATGATTTCtcttctttgaaaaatttttgccggGCACAaagaatatatttcatttccttttAAGGGTATTTGAAATAAAGTGAATATTTCTCATTATGACAATTACGCTCTCTCAAGGAAttcaaatcaaaaaataacgGCAAACTTCGCAGATCCGTAACGAACACAAGcctttatttaaaattttacttttttttacatggtTTCATTACAGATAATCAATATTCACAAGAGTCTCTATGCCACGGCCAAAATTACTAGGCCCAGGTTTTCTTGATAAAGTCGACAGCTCATTCTTCAATCATCATTACGGGTGCCGCAATGTTGTTTGATGTGACCTAGAGAGATGAAGGAAGGTAAGAGGCGGTCACAGTTTAAGATCTAATTTTTAGATGTTGATATCAAAAATGTTCTGGGGAGTACAGAAAGCAGGCAAACTAATGTAGATCAATAATTAACGATTAAGGATTTGGAATCAActatgataaaaatataccagtttgttttcatcgaaatcAGTATTTGTTAATTATGTTAGAACACTGATACCGTCATTATGAATTCAACAGTATTTGAActccaaatttgaaatccaAAATGGAATCCCACGCAACATCGATGTACCGAAACTGAAATTTAAGACTCGAAAATTTTGGAGACAAATTCGAAATGACAGGTTTTAAGAACcgaataaacaatttttccctAGAAAACATGTAAGCTTGAAAAGCTCCGAAAAGCTAAACTCACTTGTGGCATGACAGACGCGTCGGCAACGCGAAGTCCGCTGATTCCAGAAACGCGTAGCTGAGGATCGACGACTACCATGGAATCGGAGGAATTGCCCATCTTGGCGGTACCACAGTAATGATGTCCAAAAGCAGTGTCGTACTTGACAGCGCAAGCCCAATACTCGTCACTAGGGTAATGGTAGTCTGCGCATCCGGAAAGTGTCGTGGTGGACAAAGTTAGATTCCAGGCCTTCAAGGCTTCAGTTTCAGCCAACTTCAAAGCCAAGTTGACACCGCTGACCAAACCATCAACATCTTCCTGCTCACCCAGGAAATTTCCCGAGAAGACGGGCTTGTCAGTGACGTTGCTCGAACGCAGGGTGATGTTTCCTGCATAATGGTAATTTATGATAGGTAACTTCGTTCCCTTGAGTCCCTAGATAGCTTGAACAATTCCCGAACGATTTCACATCTCACTAGACTTTCCATAACTTTCTGTACTCGGGTGCTGAGGATGGATTTTGCTCAAGCGTAGCGAAGTAATAGAGCTTCTTTGTGCCGATAAGAATTCGTCCAAACGTGAAGTTGGAGTGCAAAAAGTTATGGAGAGTTAGATTGCATTCGAATTTTGTAGTGGAGCATCGAAACAGCCCAAAATTTGAGTCAGTGATCGATAGAAGTACATGTAACACTTGGTGTTTTGGAAAGGGCAAGACATTCTGTCCTTCGGACATCAGTCTAAACTCTAACCAGCAGATTGAGTCGTCCATTCCTAATTTTGCCGTATCTCGATGGAATTTGAAAGAGAAACTTCTGAAGAATCGGTaaagtgattttaaaaatgaacgaaCCTCTGCTGCCGGGGTGCTGCCGTCCAACGGATATGCTCACGCTACGTTTTCCTGAGCTTTTAAGGGCGTCGATTTCACCAGGAGCGCAACCCGACTGGTAACCAGCAGGTTTGAGCTGTACGTTGGGCCATTCATCAGTGGTATCGTTGTTCGACAAGACGCCTACAACCTGAGTCAGTCCAGTGGATGACAAAGGCCCGATTCGGAACGTGAGGTACTCAACAGCAACAGCCCAGCTGTCGTCGTATTCGTCGAGGTCGTTCAAGGTGAAGCTTACAGGAAAGGTCGGGTGGTAATGGAAGTTTTCGCCAACACCAGGCAAGTCCTTAACAACCGTGATGTCGAAGTTCTCCAGCTCCTCCTTGGGTCCGATTCCGGAGTGCTTGAGGATGAAGGGAGTCTTGAGGGCGCCTGCGGAGACAACTACCTCCCTTGATACATTGATAGTACTCACCTTGCCGTCTTGCGGAGGATATTCAACTAGTAATTTGCCGGTCGACGCTCGAAAGAAATATAGCAGAAAATAAATAGTCCGCTAGGCCATTGGTGTATACTAATAAGATTCTACCGGGTGATGCTTTTAGTGACGTTGATTGATATTTTCAACTACATCAAATTGTATTGGAAGTCGCTGTTTCGAGATATCTATCTCTGAATAGTATGAAGCATTTTTCTTACGGTCTATCGAATATTGATGGTATAGCCGAGTATTGGGTACTACATTCAATGTACGAATGTCTGAAGAACAGTTAGATACTGTGCTCACGTTACGACTCTCAGCTCGTGTTTCAGCAAAAGCAAAACTCTacacgataaaaaatatctacGGAATCCTTGGCTGATATATGCATCATATTAGAAGCCACTGATGACTACACAAAACGGAATGAATTCCATTCGTACATACGGACGACCAATTTATGACATCCTTCTCTTGTCATTCGTTGAACGCGTCACCAGTGCCACGGATATCTTGGTTCTAGAATTCGGGGTCAGGTCAGCATTACCTTGTAGTATTCGACTCCGTACGTTGCGTTATTTTCGATCAACACCCTGTTGACGGTGGTGTTCAGTGAAATATGAAGATTCGATCTGTGTCTAATCGGTCGCAGATACGCCACAGCATTGCTGCGTCTCACGCCTTTCTTGTTGGAGGCTTGACCGATAGTGAAACCAGTGAAGTGGGCCCCGTTGAGGTCCTCGCTGACGCCGAAACCCGCCTCTACAGAAGCATTAAGTATCGCAGCCGCAAATGGAGGTTGGTACGGGGATCGTTCAACAGACATTGGTCCACCGGTTGCGTGATACGCAGTGCCAACATCATCGATTTCCCCGTTATCTTCTCCCTTGAAGAAATACGGCAGTACCTCGTCGTAGCTCCAGCCTTCGGCACCAAGCTCAACCCACTTCTTTTAGTCGGTTGGGTTTCCTCGCAGATATATCATTCCGTTTTGGACCGTGTTTCCACCGAGTAGAAAACTTTCGCACCAAGAACAGTGCAGATGCCGTCTGTCGAGAGGCAGGCACTCTCCTCGGTAATTGTTTCGTATCCATATTCGATTTCACCTGCGTGAAATGATTTTGGTAAGTTTTGTGAACTTCGTCGTCGGCATGGATCGTTAAACTACGACGTGTTACAAATACGAAGGCAAAAAATTCTGTACCACAGAAGTACTATTTCGGTTTTAAAATTACGCATTTTTATATGCAAATATTCAATATGGTGATAAATGACTCGTCAAATATAACACTTACGGATATAGGTATTGCAATAAATTAATTCAGTTTATCTTCGGCTATACATACACTTAGCATTTGATGCCACTAATGTAAGTCTGTGACTCGATGCAGAGTGGAAGTGGAGGATTTTTGCTGAGCTTTTAAAGCAAAGCTGACAGGTAAAtctccacccctcctggcacAATTTATTTGCTCAATTATGATGTAGTAATTGAATAGCTGTCTACACACAGCTTGACTTACACACGTAAGTCAATGGTTTCCATCGTCGGATGACGTAATGCGTGATTAATAATAGATGGAAAAAACACTCGACCTTCGTTGAACTATCGTAGTTTAACAGctgttacaaattttattgCCTGTTTGGCTAACCGCTCTCCTTATTTTTATCTGATTTGGATATTTCCTGTATTACCAGAgaaagatttatcaaaattcaaatgtaTTCTCTTCCCAGGACCGAAGTCGGCAGGAACTACACTCTGAACACGTTCCAAAATCATTATCTACGTTTCGAGCTACACAATGACTCAATTTTCGGGACAGTCAAATCGAGGGATGAATGGCTGTGAGCCTAACCCTGCAGTTCAATCATCCCAAAGCCGTTGAGTATAGCTGAGATAAGATCTGGATCAGCTGGGAGTATTTTATTGCTATCCTGATATCCGAGTGCAGATGGACTCGTGAGATAATCGATCCGGATCCTAGACTAGCTATAAAACGCTTAACGCTGCGGACGATTTGATTAGCTGGAGGACGCGGCCGGGTACTCAGGAATTTTGGGAGGGGTTGAATTGAGACGAGACCAAGAACTGGCCTTTGAGGATCCTTTAACGGTCACTCACTCGTATAGTCGTCTAAAGAATTGCGAGTGATTGAGGTCGTGACTGCATTAAGCGATTGCAACTGGCAAGTTACTACAAGACTTAATTACTAGACCTTGTTCTTGACTTTGAACCGATTTTAAGTCGAGATACCGCAACTATCAACACGACTTCGAATGACTGAGAGCAATGACCAATGTTGCATACATTACCGCATAATACGTATGTACTAACCAACAGAGTCGCGTGAGCAATTTTTTCGTGTAAAACATAATTATAGTCACATACCAAAATCCCATGACGATATGGCAcgatttataaatatgtacatgCATCGCATGTTACacttggagaaatttttctttctcttaaTTCAATATATGTATCAACGTAAAAGCAATCCCGCATTAAACGTTTCAAAAtctaataattcaaaataaatcCGTAACAGACGAATATATTGTAATGATATACAAATATTGATTTCTAGAAAAAGACCGAGCGACAGTTACCGTCGGGCTTGAAATAGTTACGAGATCCATTCAGATACCGACCTCGAGGTGTCCTAGATTCCTTGATTACGTGATTGATGACATTTTCTATCACTGACCgtactttatttcatttcgttttcgtttattttcactgAATCAAACCATGCTCAACCCTTTTTCACGCGATTCACCTGCGTTTTTCCTTTTCGAATCTATTTTAGGTCCTATTTTACCGATCGATTCGGTGCGTCACCTTTCTTTCGTTTCGTAACTTTATTGAACGCAAGAGTTAAAACAATACCGGAAATGGTAAAACTAAACAAGGGTCAAATATGCACAAGGTATGTACTAtgaaaatgttaatttttatctggatattcgtttatttttactaATCATAATGATCAGTCAATTATAATTCTTATGACAATACACAATCACgtatttttcaagattttctgTACAGAGCATTAACTTGGGACGTTTGTCACTTGATATTAATTTCTAAACCTAAAACGGCCTCTCTACGTCAGTTGACGTTATCCGACAGTACTTGAAATTTGGCACCATTTCTGGAGATATCTCTTGAGGCAGGGTTTGAACTGTGCGTTGGTATATGAATTAACATTCTTAATTCGTTCAAGAGCCAACACGCCAGCATGCCTCACTAGCGAAATAAGAACGATCGGCAAGTAAGTACTAAATTATGCAACAACGCTACAAATATCCCGTCATAGGCATATTTTGCACATGCAAACATGCAAATGCACATAATCAGATGTCTGTGTATGAGTAAAAATCGTAATAGTCAACATCCattaaattgtttaaaatttgaataaaatgtaatcaagtatttttttcacctgctCCAATTTAACCCTTTCCTGTTTTGGAATTATCTCAACTGGTTATTATATCAGCAATtagttggaagaaaaatttcatggcCTCTGTTTGATAATCCATTTATTAACCTTCCACTtaataataagaatgaaacACCGGAATATCCAATGCGAACAGAGAACGCAGGTGTTACTGTTTACTGTACAAACTTTTGGAGAGTTCATATTTCAGGTCCGTATTACGCAACGTGCGATAAAACGATCGTTGAATATACGTACATTAGactgcccaaaaaaaaaactgtatttctttttcactttccaCTTCAGGAAATCATAGCTTGTAACATAATATAATAGCGAATAGAAAATCTCGATGCGGCACCGGTTAAAACAATTGCACCGCGATTTTCTTTCGCGAGGTTCAATATTATGTCAAAAATTATGATTTCATGAAGTGGGAGATCGaaacgaaaagtaaagttttttttaggCAGACTATGTAGTACATATTAGTTATTACAAGCACATGTGATCAATTTAAACACCGTTCATCGCGCAACTGCGacgtttctttctctcttttttcgcGTTgtgtattcatttatttatttttttatttttctcgttattATTCAGATGGAGGATAAGAGTTATTGATAACGCCATGTCACGATTCTAAAGGTGAACGCGATAACTCGAATAATTTGTTTCCTCACGCACGCACGCATAATGAATGCATGCACGCACTCGATTAGCGAAATCGCAATAACGTCCACTTCGATTGTATATCTGCATTGAATAATTATGCAAACGTGCAAACtgcttcaaaaaatttaacctaCTGAATAAAAATCGGAAGTTaccgtaatatttttttgagaagAACTATTCATATCGGGCCGATTATTACTGACCAAAAATAGTCAAATCAATCCGGATGAAATCAGTGCTTCCAAACATGGACaaatgtagaaaataaaaataatttaccatcTTTTGCTATCAAAGTTCACGTACCGTTAAATGAACAAGTACACGcaaattataatcattaagaaaaattagacACTGATCCAGCCAAAGTGGAAAACGTTTTCAACAGCTGCGAGCTGTTTCGGAATAGCTACCAACTGTACCAATGTATTTTTCAGCACACAGAATTCGCCAAAACGAATCCAACGAGCCCAAGCTCGCTAAAATCGGACGAACCGTTCCGGAGATATCGCAGTTTGATCGAAGCTAATCGCGCGCGAATAGCCAGACTTGTGTTCCTCACGCTGCACAATATCTCGTTGTAGTTACCGATCCAAAATTTCTAAGCGCGATATCTCACGGACGGTTCATCCGATTTTAGCGATCTTGGGCTCGTTGGATTCGTCTCAATATCCGCTGCAAGTGAAGAGCTCAACacccgcaaaaaaaaaaaaaaaaaaaaaaatctctgaaGCTATGtgtattgtgaaaaaaacgcGGCCAGCTCTCGTGATACGCGCCTGGCTTGTGCAAAGTTTAAGGCGCCGCTGAACTGGCTTGTCTGTCATTTAGTTAAACGTTGAACGCTCAGAAGCGCTGTAGTGCttatgacgtcacgaaatatatatatatgacaaGCCAGTTCAGCGGCACCTTAACATCTTGTGCACTGGATTTCCGTCTATCTTCTTTCGACAAGCCGAAAATTCCAGACGAACCACGTTCGTGCGTGTGTATTACGTATACGTTGTACAAGGTGGAGCACGCAGGGAAACGTCCGGTTACCCATACCCGCGTACCGTAATAAACGTCTGTGTAAATTCCGAGCTAGTTAAGGGGGCATAAAATCATAGAGAGACCTGTAGAGCTCGCGCGCAGGACGATTACCCCGTCTTGGGAAACGTGAAATTCATAAAGTCAGGCATTAAAGCTGTTGGGTCCCAAAACCGACGAGTAATCGACTATCATCTCCACTTTTCAcgagcgagaaaaaaaaaaagaaaaatgagtaTGGTTTTATTTGACACTTTGCTTGTTCCTCACTTAGGTACATGAATAATTGTAACTTTTTATGTGAATATTGAAGATATTTTATCGTGAGTAAAAAATACTCGGGAAACGAGAACGCGCATATCAAGATACGTGCATATCGTATTCGGTTACACGATTTCAGAGTGAAATCTTGTGATCTGTATGTGATAGAATCCCAAACGTGTAACAATTAGTGCAGAAGAAAGAATTGAAAACGCAAATATAAGCTCTAGAGCTGGATAATTGATGtgttaaaaggaaaaaaggaaagaattaACGTCTTAAAACTAATATTCAAATCGTCTGCCACATCATATACCCGCGGTTATGGATACATGTATGGAGAGTGAACGCTCTCTAGCACTATGTGGctcttataatattattataaattatttatttgcattTCTAAATGATCCTTGAAAAATCACCCGGTATTATGCTAATCCAATGATTAACATAGAGAGACCCTGCCATAATATTTCACCTTGCTTATACCGTTCAAGCTTGCTCGCTTATAGCTGGCCTGCAGCTTACTCTCCAGCTCGCTTGTGACTCCTACAGCAAATGGGCTGGGGGTCTTGGATCCTGAAAGTGGACTCCTCAGCCTCGATCAAATCGGTAAAAGAATGTATGGGTTCAGTTTTTGATATCATGTCATTACATATTGAGGAATAATCGTTTCCAAAATCTGCGGAATTAAGAGCtgaattgctttttttttttttttgagaaacatAAGCTTCGTAACTGAAGTAAGTttgagaaattcaaaattcggaTAGTTTGGATAATGTGTGAAATCCTGGAAGTCGTAAAATGAGGACTGTTTAAACTGAAAGTTGTATAAAAGCAGAAGATTCGACTTTACTattacgaaaatttgaaaaattgttttcgagGAAGAAGTTATGGTTATTTTTCTGCCGATCAGTTTAgataatttttgattatcGCAACGTTGAAATGAcgaattttagatttttcgaaTCATACCGCAAAGTTTTACAACAGGATTCCAATCACATTATGCAATCACATCGATAGCTTATCATTTTGAAACTAGTCTACAATACGAATGCGCAATAATAACAGTGAATTTGCtattaaaatttcgaaaagcaTAATGGCAATGATGAATAGTGTTTTCTCTGAATTAGGAAAAGAAATGCTATATGCAATTCACTGAAAACTTGTCTGAATATCATCGCAATTTCAAGAAGAcaaatctaacaataagacagATCTGAAACACaagtataagaaaaaatatgccTGAAGGTTAACGTTTTCTTGTGCCAGTGCTTTCTGTTGTAAAAATATCGTAATATCAAGTTTTTAGCTGCTAAAACTTGCAGTCAACTATCTCAACGgcattttgtgatttttttacagcAAGTACTGAGTATCCACAGAGTGGCGACAGATCGGGAATAGTCACGCAATTTCACTTATCAGGAAAAGTCAAGGAATTATGATAGACCATAGGAAGAAACgtactttttttataaattgtttttaaagTCAAGCTATGTTTCGTAAATTCAATTCAGTAAACTTTCGGAAATgatattgttcaatttttaattatttgtgtGAAACGAAGTAATACTATGTGTTCTTTGgattcaaatttatacatcCAAGGTGCACAACTTCTGTAGTTTTTGGTCATAAAACCTGCTCAACGTACCTAAATTTTGCGGGGAAAAGTTagggaaattttatttaagcAAAATTGTCGCCACCCTGATCAAAGAAtatataaaat belongs to Neodiprion lecontei isolate iyNeoLeco1 chromosome 5, iyNeoLeco1.1, whole genome shotgun sequence and includes:
- the LOC107220579 gene encoding glucose dehydrogenase [FAD, quinone]-like codes for the protein MTREGCHKLVVLEYPPQDGKVSTINVSREVVVSAGALKTPFILKHSGIGPKEELENFDITVVKDLPGVGENFHYHPTFPVSFTLNDLDEYDDSWAVAVEYLTFRIGPLSSTGLTQVVGVLSNNDTTDEWPNVQLKPAGYQSGCAPGEIDALKSSGKRSVSISVGRQHPGSRGNITLRSSNVTDKPVFSGNFLGEQEDVDGLVSGVNLALKLAETEALKAWNLTLSTTTLSGCADYHYPSDEYWACAVKYDTAFGHHYCGTAKMGNSSDSMVVVDPQLRVSGISGLRVADASVMPQVTSNNIAAPVMMIEE